Proteins from one Pleuronectes platessa chromosome 16, fPlePla1.1, whole genome shotgun sequence genomic window:
- the LOC128458798 gene encoding fas-binding factor 1 homolog isoform X5 — translation MAAKQRDKLSKSVFEDDDLLDSLFEDKKPSVRGRAARGGPLTRSSATENIFSMLAEEVKKDVGDTEDLDDMDAELFASIKKPSSAPAQTKPFGNKVTKNDSTALEHSDEPVKKPNSAPAASTRDYRKFSFSEDDDPLADLLDDLLPDETKPEAKASVQPPKPEQSLQSPSASPNFKNRTSKAAKTPANATLDDDKDDLMDALGFDSDQNNPRKKETSLWPNKERSEPPQRARTRLDEILESLPSPRLLERPATGERKEQPVSRERQLQEKTTGAEEQRLEEDLTFGSYQPTLGSVPEGRQSRRPSVRFSTEDVSVSTTDKKPKPTTPTSVLHRNSADWLGLTTKDDNTFLEEATKTSTESPNAPSSPLLERKPSLTGGQATSTARKAVESPAPAKQTKPEGSTTQKKEEEEDDWLAGVLSRKKTVTASNPESKKSKQEDFSDEGEEFDLESFVSKPVTSRAPRGREDNVASVKETSPAAQTTPVREETAEQAVPQQNKMPNTSTSVQQQVTFSADNLQQILQQQQMMQSQLLSFGGVVDAGVQQRLLDKEHQPGGYSALQVRIIQLEGQVKTLQLERDQSQMTLESVQQQHNQDRELMENTHKARVKLLEESAAQREMRARQDYEDLMERLATVTRSAEQERSELQALYQRKLAQAQQERDRELERLRDLQRKSVSEMKKDHEDQVQRLKRLKDEEIDAVTSATSQTRSLTVVIEQMEQFSSRLGELSSRVESTHEHTAHGLEQGERHRDEQRRIMQDRLAQQQKAMADERTYLKEIISRMDTQLNEQQRQLEKERWKVTGEQAKVESTQRGLEEERRSLTMQMNMEREELERAKSALLEEQKSVMQHCAEERRKLAAEWTHFHAHEKQRHDRAEREVGSLLEMREGSILGLAQEQANLKLLTADVRQKEMAVAQERETLERLREELDREKDKISSTGLRLQSRAQEVEAFSKLAAERYEEGERALQEAQRVEAEHGARLGYIQTQTERLRKQEQRILQERMRLNLVQKKTERQEEEPHITSLQPIPPVLPDSLMPNPDLSATLSTPPLTSNANTQPMMLQASLALWKYTAAKDRAYLHEENLFLENLKKNRSSNNSDWPMRTGHLQ, via the exons ATG GCTGCAAAGCAAAGAGACAAACTATCCAAAA GTGTATTCGAGGATGACGATCTGCTCGACAGCTTATTTGAGGACAAAA AACCCTCTGTAAGGGGTAGAGCAGCTCGCGGTGGACCCTTGACTCG ctCCTCTGCCACTGAGAACATCTTCAGTATGCTGGCAGAGGAGGTAAAGAAGGATGTTGGAGACACTGAG GACCTGGATGATATGGACGCTGAACTTTTTGCATCAATAAAGAAGCCGAGTTCAGCTCCTGCTCAAACAAAACCGTTTGGTAATAAGGTGACAAAGAACGACTCCACTGCATTAGAACACTCAGATGAACCAGTGAAAAAGCCAAACTCTGCACCTGCTGCATCGACTCGGGACTACAGGAAGTTCAGCTTCTCTG AGGATGATGACCCCCTGGCCGACCTGCTTGATGACTTGCTTCCAGATGAAACCAAGCCTGAAGCCAAAGCCAGCGTGCAGCCGCCCAAACCTGAGCAGTCACTTCAATCTCCTTCAGCATCTCCCAACTTTAAGAATAGAACAT CTAAAGCAGCAAAGACACCAGCTAATGCCACATTAGATGATGATAAGGACGACCTGATGGATGCACTTGGGTTTGACAGTGATCAAAACAATCCCAGGAAGAAAGAGACATCGCTTTGGCCCAACAAGGAAAG GAGTGAGCCCCCCCAGAGAGCTCGCACTCGACTGGACGAGATCCTGGAGAGTTTGCCTTCACCTCGTCTTCTGGAGCGACCGGCCACAGGTGAGAGGAAGGAGCAGCCTGTGTCCCGAGAGaggcagctgcaggagaagaccACCGGTgctgaag AACAGCGTTTAGAAGAGGATCTGACATTTGGGTCCTATCAGCCCACTTTGGGATCCGTGCCTGAAGGACGTCAGTCCCGCAGACCTTCAGTCAG ATTTTCCACAGAGGATGTCAGTgtttctaccacagacaagaaACCCAAAcccaccacccccacctcaGTTCTTCACCGCAACTCAGCCGACTGGTTAGGCCTCACGACAAAAGACGATAACACATTTCTAGAGGAAGCGACTAAGACTTCAACTGAGTCTCCAAATGCTCCTTCCTCTCCCTTACTGGAGAGAAAGCCCTCTCTGACTGGTGGTCAGGCCACATCTACTGCAAGAAAGGCAGTGGAGAGCCCAGCCCCAGCAAAACAAACCAAGCCCGAGGGTTCCACAACccagaagaaagaagaggaggaggacgactgGTTAGCAGGAGTTCTGAGCAGGAAGAAGACTGTGACAGCTTCAAACCCAGAGTCAAAAAAGTCCAAGCAGGAAGATTTTTCTGATGAGGGAGAAGAATTTGATCTGGAGTCATTCGTTAG TAAACCAGTCACTTCACGGGCTCCCAGGGGCAGAGAGGATAATGTTGCATCTGTCAAAGAAACTAG CCCTGCTGCCCAAACCACCCCTGTCAGAGAGGAGACGGCCGAGCAAG CAGtaccacaacaaaacaaaatgccaAACACATCAACTTCGGTCCAGCAACAG GTGACATTTTCAGCAGACAATCTGCAGCAGattctccaacaacaacag ATGATGCAGTCTCAGTTGCTGAGTTTCGGGGGGGTCGTGGATGCAGGGGTGCAGCAGAGACTCTTAGACAAAGAGCATCAACCTGGAGGTTATTCAGCTCTGCAGGTTCGCATCATCCAGCTGGAGGGACAG GTGAAGACCCTGCAGCTGGAGCGAGACCAGAGCCAAATGACGCTAGAGAGTGTCCAGCAACAGCATAACCAGGATAGGGAGCTcatggagaacacacacaa GGCTCGGGTGAAGCTCCTCGAGGAATCGGCTGCCCAGAGGGAGATGCGAGCACGGCAGGACTATGAAGACCTAATGGAACGCCTGGCCACGGTAACACGATCCGCTGAGCAGGAGCGCTCAGAGCTGCAGGCCCTGTACCAGCGCAAACTGGCCCAGgcccagcaggagagagaccgCGAGCTGGAGAGACTCAGAGACCTCCAGAG GAAATCTGTCTCTGAAATGAAGAAAGACCATGAGGATCAGGTGCAGAGACTGAAGAGGTTGAAAGATGAGGAGATTGATGCGGTTACAAGTGCAACATCTCAGACCAG GTCTCTCACAGTGGTGATCGAGCAGATGGAGCAGTTCTCCTCTCGGCTGGGAGAGCTTTCATCTCGGGTGGAgagcacacatgaacacacggCACATGGCCTGGAGCAGGGGGAACGGCACAGAGACGAGCAGCGTCGAA TTATGCAGGACCGGTTGGCTCAGCAGCAGAAAGCCATGGCAGACGAGAGAACTTATCTGAAGGAAATCATTTCCCGGATGGACACTCAGCTCaatgagcagcagagacagCTCGAGAAG GAACGCTGGAAGGTGACAGGAGAGCAGGCCAAGGTAGAGTCTACACAAAGAGGGCTGGAAGAAGAGCGGCGCTCCCTTACCATGCAGATGaacatggagagagaggagctggaaagAGCCAAG AGCGCATTACTGGAGGAGCAaaagtcagtgatgcagcactgtgccgaggagaggaggaagctggCAGCTGAGTGGACCCACTTCCACGCCCATGAGAAGCAGAGGCACGACAGGGCTGAGCGAGAGGTCGGCAGCCTCTTGGAGATGAGAGAGGGCTCCATCCTCGGCTtggcacag GAACAAGCCAACCTGAAGCTCCTGACTGCAGACGTGAGACAGAAGGAGATGGCCGTGGCACAGGAGAGAGAAACTTTGGAAAGACTAAGAGAAGAACtcgacagagagaaagacaaaataaGCAGCACGGGCCTGAGACTCCAATCACGAGCCCAGGAGGTGGAGGCCTTCAGCAAA CTCGCTGCAGAAAGGTATGAGGAAGGAGAACGAGCGCTGCAGGAGGCTCAACGTGTGGAGGCCGAGCACGGTGCGAGGCTCGGATATATCCAAACCCAAACAGAGCGGCTGAGGAAGCAAGAACAAAGAATCCTTCAG gAGAGGATGAGACTAAATCTGGTTcagaagaagacagagagacaagaggaggagcCTCACATCACCTCACTACAGCCGATTCCACCCGTTTTACCAG ATTCATTGATGCCAAACCCAGATCTATCGGCAACCCTGAGCACCCCCCCTCTCACTTCAAATGCCAATACTCAGCCCATGATGCTTCAGGCCAGTCTGGCTCTCTGGAAGTACACAGCAGCTAAG GACCGAGCATACCTCCATGAGGAGAACCTCTTTCTGGAGAATTTGAAGAAGAACAGATCATCCAACAACTCAGATTGGCCGATGCGTACTGGGCACCTCCAATAG
- the LOC128458798 gene encoding fas-binding factor 1 homolog isoform X6 — MAAKQRDKLSKSVFEDDDLLDSLFEDKKPSVRGRAARGGPLTRSSATENIFSMLAEEVKKDVGDTEDLDDMDAELFASIKKPSSAPAQTKPFGNKVTKNDSTALEHSDEPVKKPNSAPAASTRDYRKFSFSDCGDDEDLGQNPYNEEDDDPLADLLDDLLPDETKPEAKASVQPPKPEQSLQSPSASPNFKNRTSKAAKTPANATLDDDKDDLMDALGFDSDQNNPRKKETSLWPNKERSEPPQRARTRLDEILESLPSPRLLERPATGERKEQPVSRERQLQEKTTGAEEQRLEEDLTFGSYQPTLGSVPEGRQSRRPSVRFSTEDVSVSTTDKKPKPTTPTSVLHRNSADWLGLTTKDDNTFLEEATKTSTESPNAPSSPLLERKPSLTGGQATSTARKAVESPAPAKQTKPEGSTTQKKEEEEDDWLAGVLSRKKTVTASNPESKKSKQEDFSDEGEEFDLESFVSKPVTSRAPRGREDNVASVKETSPAAQTTPVREETAEQAVPQQNKMPNTSTSVQQQVTFSADNLQQILQQQQMMQSQLLSFGGVVDAGVQQRLLDKEHQPGGYSALQVRIIQLEGQVKTLQLERDQSQMTLESVQQQHNQDRELMENTHKARVKLLEESAAQREMRARQDYEDLMERLATVTRSAEQERSELQALYQRKLAQAQQERDRELERLRDLQRKSVSEMKKDHEDQVQRLKRLKDEEIDAVTSATSQTRSLTVVIEQMEQFSSRLGELSSRVESTHEHTAHGLEQGERHRDEQRRIMQDRLAQQQKAMADERTYLKEIISRMDTQLNEQQRQLEKERWKVTGEQAKVESTQRGLEEERRSLTMQMNMEREELERAKSALLEEQKSVMQHCAEERRKLAAEWTHFHAHEKQRHDRAEREVGSLLEMREGSILGLAQEQANLKLLTADVRQKEMAVAQERETLERLREELDREKDKISSTGLRLQSRAQEVEAFSKLAAERYEEGERALQEAQRVEAEHGARLGYIQTQTERLRKQEQRILQERMRLNLVQKKTERQEEEPHITSLQPIPPVLPGPSIPP, encoded by the exons ATG GCTGCAAAGCAAAGAGACAAACTATCCAAAA GTGTATTCGAGGATGACGATCTGCTCGACAGCTTATTTGAGGACAAAA AACCCTCTGTAAGGGGTAGAGCAGCTCGCGGTGGACCCTTGACTCG ctCCTCTGCCACTGAGAACATCTTCAGTATGCTGGCAGAGGAGGTAAAGAAGGATGTTGGAGACACTGAG GACCTGGATGATATGGACGCTGAACTTTTTGCATCAATAAAGAAGCCGAGTTCAGCTCCTGCTCAAACAAAACCGTTTGGTAATAAGGTGACAAAGAACGACTCCACTGCATTAGAACACTCAGATGAACCAGTGAAAAAGCCAAACTCTGCACCTGCTGCATCGACTCGGGACTACAGGAAGTTCAGCTTCTCTG ActgtggtgatgatgaagatcttGGTCAGAATCCATACAATGAAG AGGATGATGACCCCCTGGCCGACCTGCTTGATGACTTGCTTCCAGATGAAACCAAGCCTGAAGCCAAAGCCAGCGTGCAGCCGCCCAAACCTGAGCAGTCACTTCAATCTCCTTCAGCATCTCCCAACTTTAAGAATAGAACAT CTAAAGCAGCAAAGACACCAGCTAATGCCACATTAGATGATGATAAGGACGACCTGATGGATGCACTTGGGTTTGACAGTGATCAAAACAATCCCAGGAAGAAAGAGACATCGCTTTGGCCCAACAAGGAAAG GAGTGAGCCCCCCCAGAGAGCTCGCACTCGACTGGACGAGATCCTGGAGAGTTTGCCTTCACCTCGTCTTCTGGAGCGACCGGCCACAGGTGAGAGGAAGGAGCAGCCTGTGTCCCGAGAGaggcagctgcaggagaagaccACCGGTgctgaag AACAGCGTTTAGAAGAGGATCTGACATTTGGGTCCTATCAGCCCACTTTGGGATCCGTGCCTGAAGGACGTCAGTCCCGCAGACCTTCAGTCAG ATTTTCCACAGAGGATGTCAGTgtttctaccacagacaagaaACCCAAAcccaccacccccacctcaGTTCTTCACCGCAACTCAGCCGACTGGTTAGGCCTCACGACAAAAGACGATAACACATTTCTAGAGGAAGCGACTAAGACTTCAACTGAGTCTCCAAATGCTCCTTCCTCTCCCTTACTGGAGAGAAAGCCCTCTCTGACTGGTGGTCAGGCCACATCTACTGCAAGAAAGGCAGTGGAGAGCCCAGCCCCAGCAAAACAAACCAAGCCCGAGGGTTCCACAACccagaagaaagaagaggaggaggacgactgGTTAGCAGGAGTTCTGAGCAGGAAGAAGACTGTGACAGCTTCAAACCCAGAGTCAAAAAAGTCCAAGCAGGAAGATTTTTCTGATGAGGGAGAAGAATTTGATCTGGAGTCATTCGTTAG TAAACCAGTCACTTCACGGGCTCCCAGGGGCAGAGAGGATAATGTTGCATCTGTCAAAGAAACTAG CCCTGCTGCCCAAACCACCCCTGTCAGAGAGGAGACGGCCGAGCAAG CAGtaccacaacaaaacaaaatgccaAACACATCAACTTCGGTCCAGCAACAG GTGACATTTTCAGCAGACAATCTGCAGCAGattctccaacaacaacag ATGATGCAGTCTCAGTTGCTGAGTTTCGGGGGGGTCGTGGATGCAGGGGTGCAGCAGAGACTCTTAGACAAAGAGCATCAACCTGGAGGTTATTCAGCTCTGCAGGTTCGCATCATCCAGCTGGAGGGACAG GTGAAGACCCTGCAGCTGGAGCGAGACCAGAGCCAAATGACGCTAGAGAGTGTCCAGCAACAGCATAACCAGGATAGGGAGCTcatggagaacacacacaa GGCTCGGGTGAAGCTCCTCGAGGAATCGGCTGCCCAGAGGGAGATGCGAGCACGGCAGGACTATGAAGACCTAATGGAACGCCTGGCCACGGTAACACGATCCGCTGAGCAGGAGCGCTCAGAGCTGCAGGCCCTGTACCAGCGCAAACTGGCCCAGgcccagcaggagagagaccgCGAGCTGGAGAGACTCAGAGACCTCCAGAG GAAATCTGTCTCTGAAATGAAGAAAGACCATGAGGATCAGGTGCAGAGACTGAAGAGGTTGAAAGATGAGGAGATTGATGCGGTTACAAGTGCAACATCTCAGACCAG GTCTCTCACAGTGGTGATCGAGCAGATGGAGCAGTTCTCCTCTCGGCTGGGAGAGCTTTCATCTCGGGTGGAgagcacacatgaacacacggCACATGGCCTGGAGCAGGGGGAACGGCACAGAGACGAGCAGCGTCGAA TTATGCAGGACCGGTTGGCTCAGCAGCAGAAAGCCATGGCAGACGAGAGAACTTATCTGAAGGAAATCATTTCCCGGATGGACACTCAGCTCaatgagcagcagagacagCTCGAGAAG GAACGCTGGAAGGTGACAGGAGAGCAGGCCAAGGTAGAGTCTACACAAAGAGGGCTGGAAGAAGAGCGGCGCTCCCTTACCATGCAGATGaacatggagagagaggagctggaaagAGCCAAG AGCGCATTACTGGAGGAGCAaaagtcagtgatgcagcactgtgccgaggagaggaggaagctggCAGCTGAGTGGACCCACTTCCACGCCCATGAGAAGCAGAGGCACGACAGGGCTGAGCGAGAGGTCGGCAGCCTCTTGGAGATGAGAGAGGGCTCCATCCTCGGCTtggcacag GAACAAGCCAACCTGAAGCTCCTGACTGCAGACGTGAGACAGAAGGAGATGGCCGTGGCACAGGAGAGAGAAACTTTGGAAAGACTAAGAGAAGAACtcgacagagagaaagacaaaataaGCAGCACGGGCCTGAGACTCCAATCACGAGCCCAGGAGGTGGAGGCCTTCAGCAAA CTCGCTGCAGAAAGGTATGAGGAAGGAGAACGAGCGCTGCAGGAGGCTCAACGTGTGGAGGCCGAGCACGGTGCGAGGCTCGGATATATCCAAACCCAAACAGAGCGGCTGAGGAAGCAAGAACAAAGAATCCTTCAG gAGAGGATGAGACTAAATCTGGTTcagaagaagacagagagacaagaggaggagcCTCACATCACCTCACTACAGCCGATTCCACCCGTTTTACCAG GACCGAGCATACCTCCATGA
- the LOC128458798 gene encoding fas-binding factor 1 homolog isoform X1 has translation MAAKQRDKLSKSVFEDDDLLDSLFEDKKPSVRGRAARGGPLTRSSATENIFSMLAEEVKKDVGDTEDLDDMDAELFASIKKPSSAPAQTKPFGNKVTKNDSTALEHSDEPVKKPNSAPAASTRDYRKFSFSDCGDDEDLGQNPYNEEDDDPLADLLDDLLPDETKPEAKASVQPPKPEQSLQSPSASPNFKNRTSKAAKTPANATLDDDKDDLMDALGFDSDQNNPRKKETSLWPNKERSEPPQRARTRLDEILESLPSPRLLERPATGERKEQPVSRERQLQEKTTGAEEQRLEEDLTFGSYQPTLGSVPEGRQSRRPSVRFSTEDVSVSTTDKKPKPTTPTSVLHRNSADWLGLTTKDDNTFLEEATKTSTESPNAPSSPLLERKPSLTGGQATSTARKAVESPAPAKQTKPEGSTTQKKEEEEDDWLAGVLSRKKTVTASNPESKKSKQEDFSDEGEEFDLESFVSKPVTSRAPRGREDNVASVKETSPAAQTTPVREETAEQAVPQQNKMPNTSTSVQQQVTFSADNLQQILQQQQMMQSQLLSFGGVVDAGVQQRLLDKEHQPGGYSALQVRIIQLEGQVKTLQLERDQSQMTLESVQQQHNQDRELMENTHKARVKLLEESAAQREMRARQDYEDLMERLATVTRSAEQERSELQALYQRKLAQAQQERDRELERLRDLQRKSVSEMKKDHEDQVQRLKRLKDEEIDAVTSATSQTRSLTVVIEQMEQFSSRLGELSSRVESTHEHTAHGLEQGERHRDEQRRIMQDRLAQQQKAMADERTYLKEIISRMDTQLNEQQRQLEKERWKVTGEQAKVESTQRGLEEERRSLTMQMNMEREELERAKSALLEEQKSVMQHCAEERRKLAAEWTHFHAHEKQRHDRAEREVGSLLEMREGSILGLAQEQANLKLLTADVRQKEMAVAQERETLERLREELDREKDKISSTGLRLQSRAQEVEAFSKLAAERYEEGERALQEAQRVEAEHGARLGYIQTQTERLRKQEQRILQERMRLNLVQKKTERQEEEPHITSLQPIPPVLPDSLMPNPDLSATLSTPPLTSNANTQPMMLQASLALWKYTAAKDRAYLHEENLFLENLKKNRSSNNSDWPMRTGHLQ, from the exons ATG GCTGCAAAGCAAAGAGACAAACTATCCAAAA GTGTATTCGAGGATGACGATCTGCTCGACAGCTTATTTGAGGACAAAA AACCCTCTGTAAGGGGTAGAGCAGCTCGCGGTGGACCCTTGACTCG ctCCTCTGCCACTGAGAACATCTTCAGTATGCTGGCAGAGGAGGTAAAGAAGGATGTTGGAGACACTGAG GACCTGGATGATATGGACGCTGAACTTTTTGCATCAATAAAGAAGCCGAGTTCAGCTCCTGCTCAAACAAAACCGTTTGGTAATAAGGTGACAAAGAACGACTCCACTGCATTAGAACACTCAGATGAACCAGTGAAAAAGCCAAACTCTGCACCTGCTGCATCGACTCGGGACTACAGGAAGTTCAGCTTCTCTG ActgtggtgatgatgaagatcttGGTCAGAATCCATACAATGAAG AGGATGATGACCCCCTGGCCGACCTGCTTGATGACTTGCTTCCAGATGAAACCAAGCCTGAAGCCAAAGCCAGCGTGCAGCCGCCCAAACCTGAGCAGTCACTTCAATCTCCTTCAGCATCTCCCAACTTTAAGAATAGAACAT CTAAAGCAGCAAAGACACCAGCTAATGCCACATTAGATGATGATAAGGACGACCTGATGGATGCACTTGGGTTTGACAGTGATCAAAACAATCCCAGGAAGAAAGAGACATCGCTTTGGCCCAACAAGGAAAG GAGTGAGCCCCCCCAGAGAGCTCGCACTCGACTGGACGAGATCCTGGAGAGTTTGCCTTCACCTCGTCTTCTGGAGCGACCGGCCACAGGTGAGAGGAAGGAGCAGCCTGTGTCCCGAGAGaggcagctgcaggagaagaccACCGGTgctgaag AACAGCGTTTAGAAGAGGATCTGACATTTGGGTCCTATCAGCCCACTTTGGGATCCGTGCCTGAAGGACGTCAGTCCCGCAGACCTTCAGTCAG ATTTTCCACAGAGGATGTCAGTgtttctaccacagacaagaaACCCAAAcccaccacccccacctcaGTTCTTCACCGCAACTCAGCCGACTGGTTAGGCCTCACGACAAAAGACGATAACACATTTCTAGAGGAAGCGACTAAGACTTCAACTGAGTCTCCAAATGCTCCTTCCTCTCCCTTACTGGAGAGAAAGCCCTCTCTGACTGGTGGTCAGGCCACATCTACTGCAAGAAAGGCAGTGGAGAGCCCAGCCCCAGCAAAACAAACCAAGCCCGAGGGTTCCACAACccagaagaaagaagaggaggaggacgactgGTTAGCAGGAGTTCTGAGCAGGAAGAAGACTGTGACAGCTTCAAACCCAGAGTCAAAAAAGTCCAAGCAGGAAGATTTTTCTGATGAGGGAGAAGAATTTGATCTGGAGTCATTCGTTAG TAAACCAGTCACTTCACGGGCTCCCAGGGGCAGAGAGGATAATGTTGCATCTGTCAAAGAAACTAG CCCTGCTGCCCAAACCACCCCTGTCAGAGAGGAGACGGCCGAGCAAG CAGtaccacaacaaaacaaaatgccaAACACATCAACTTCGGTCCAGCAACAG GTGACATTTTCAGCAGACAATCTGCAGCAGattctccaacaacaacag ATGATGCAGTCTCAGTTGCTGAGTTTCGGGGGGGTCGTGGATGCAGGGGTGCAGCAGAGACTCTTAGACAAAGAGCATCAACCTGGAGGTTATTCAGCTCTGCAGGTTCGCATCATCCAGCTGGAGGGACAG GTGAAGACCCTGCAGCTGGAGCGAGACCAGAGCCAAATGACGCTAGAGAGTGTCCAGCAACAGCATAACCAGGATAGGGAGCTcatggagaacacacacaa GGCTCGGGTGAAGCTCCTCGAGGAATCGGCTGCCCAGAGGGAGATGCGAGCACGGCAGGACTATGAAGACCTAATGGAACGCCTGGCCACGGTAACACGATCCGCTGAGCAGGAGCGCTCAGAGCTGCAGGCCCTGTACCAGCGCAAACTGGCCCAGgcccagcaggagagagaccgCGAGCTGGAGAGACTCAGAGACCTCCAGAG GAAATCTGTCTCTGAAATGAAGAAAGACCATGAGGATCAGGTGCAGAGACTGAAGAGGTTGAAAGATGAGGAGATTGATGCGGTTACAAGTGCAACATCTCAGACCAG GTCTCTCACAGTGGTGATCGAGCAGATGGAGCAGTTCTCCTCTCGGCTGGGAGAGCTTTCATCTCGGGTGGAgagcacacatgaacacacggCACATGGCCTGGAGCAGGGGGAACGGCACAGAGACGAGCAGCGTCGAA TTATGCAGGACCGGTTGGCTCAGCAGCAGAAAGCCATGGCAGACGAGAGAACTTATCTGAAGGAAATCATTTCCCGGATGGACACTCAGCTCaatgagcagcagagacagCTCGAGAAG GAACGCTGGAAGGTGACAGGAGAGCAGGCCAAGGTAGAGTCTACACAAAGAGGGCTGGAAGAAGAGCGGCGCTCCCTTACCATGCAGATGaacatggagagagaggagctggaaagAGCCAAG AGCGCATTACTGGAGGAGCAaaagtcagtgatgcagcactgtgccgaggagaggaggaagctggCAGCTGAGTGGACCCACTTCCACGCCCATGAGAAGCAGAGGCACGACAGGGCTGAGCGAGAGGTCGGCAGCCTCTTGGAGATGAGAGAGGGCTCCATCCTCGGCTtggcacag GAACAAGCCAACCTGAAGCTCCTGACTGCAGACGTGAGACAGAAGGAGATGGCCGTGGCACAGGAGAGAGAAACTTTGGAAAGACTAAGAGAAGAACtcgacagagagaaagacaaaataaGCAGCACGGGCCTGAGACTCCAATCACGAGCCCAGGAGGTGGAGGCCTTCAGCAAA CTCGCTGCAGAAAGGTATGAGGAAGGAGAACGAGCGCTGCAGGAGGCTCAACGTGTGGAGGCCGAGCACGGTGCGAGGCTCGGATATATCCAAACCCAAACAGAGCGGCTGAGGAAGCAAGAACAAAGAATCCTTCAG gAGAGGATGAGACTAAATCTGGTTcagaagaagacagagagacaagaggaggagcCTCACATCACCTCACTACAGCCGATTCCACCCGTTTTACCAG ATTCATTGATGCCAAACCCAGATCTATCGGCAACCCTGAGCACCCCCCCTCTCACTTCAAATGCCAATACTCAGCCCATGATGCTTCAGGCCAGTCTGGCTCTCTGGAAGTACACAGCAGCTAAG GACCGAGCATACCTCCATGAGGAGAACCTCTTTCTGGAGAATTTGAAGAAGAACAGATCATCCAACAACTCAGATTGGCCGATGCGTACTGGGCACCTCCAATAG